The genomic region TGGCGAGCCCGGCTACTTTGCGCAACAATTGCGTGTCTATGGCCGTGAAGGCTTGCCCTGTCATGTTTGCCAAACGCCAATCAAATCTTTGAAACACGCCAATCGCACAACGAGTTACTGCCCGCAATGTCAGCAATGAATGAAACCCCGGCGCCACCGCCGTTCCTACCTTATTGGCGCAGCGTCTGGTTGAAGCCGCGCCAGACCATGGCAGCCATTTACGCCGCGCCACGTCATGCCTTGATGTGGTTGCCGGCCATTGTTGGCGGCATTGCGCTGATGATGGAAGCGGCCATTGTCGGTAAATTCTGGACCCAGTTGCCGTTTGGCCAGGTGTGGATGTCATCGCTGCTGCTCGGGCCATTGGCCGGCATGTTGAACGTCGGCATTCTCGGTTTCTTCGTGCGCCAGTTCGGTAAATTGATGCAAGGCGAAGGCGATGCCACCCGCATTCGCCTGGCACTGAGCTGGGCAACGGTGCCGGTAGCGTTTGCGCTGATTCCGACCGCGATTGAATATTACTTGCGCGCCACCGAAGGCGAATCATTGTTGACCTCGGCGTTGCTTTGGCTGCGCACCGGTCTGGGCATATGGGGCGTATTGCTGATGTGCCTTTGTGTTGCCGAAGCGCAGCGTTTCTCATTCAAGCAGGGCGCGTTGAACGTGCTGTCGATTTTTGTCTTCTTCAACGTTTTGATGTTCCTGCTGGTTCCGCGATGAACACTCAGGAAAGCTTCTGGCAGTTCGCCTGCCGGTTCTACGAAAACCCGTTGCACCGCGAACAGCTGCTGTTCATGCAGAACAGCGGCGGCGTCGATGTTGGTTTTGTCTTGCTGGCGCTGTGGCATGGTCGTTTGCAGCGTCGACATTGGACGGCCCTGTTACAACAAACCGCGGCGTTACGTGGCGAGCTAGAGCAATTGCGCCGGCTGCGCATACAAAACAAAAATCGCTGGCCCAACGAAGATTATTATCAGGCCTTGAAAGCCGCTGAATTGGCATTGGAGAAAAATCTTTATCAGGAACTGGAGCAATTGGTTGGCCAATTTGACGACCTTTCGGTCAACATCGATATCAAATCCAGCTTAAGTGCCTTGCTTGATTGTTATCACTTGCCGGCCGGGTTTGTCGCGCCGAGTTTGGCGTAGCTTTTTTGAGAAATGTCCGGTTAAATCCTGAGGAATCCGGACCTACAACCAACCTTTTTCGCGCGCCAAACGCGCTGCATCGACGCGATTTTTCGCGCCCAGTTTCGCCATCGCTTCCGATAGATAATTGCGCACGGTGCCTTCCGACAAATGAATCTTGTCGGCGATTTCGGCGGTGCTGAAACCTTCGGCGGCTTGCCGCAATACCGCGCGTTCGCGTTCGGTCAACGGATCGCTTTCCTCCCAGGCCGCTGCCGCCAATTCCGGATCGATGAGGCGGCCACCGCGATGAATACTGCGGATGGCTTCGGCCAGCTGTTGTGCTGGCGCATCTTTCAATAAATAACCACGAACACCGGCATCAAGTGCGCGCCGCAAAAAGCCGCTACGGGCAAAAGTCGTGACGATAATCGTGCGGATATCACTGTGCTGTTGTTGAATGGCTTTCGCCAGATCAAGACCGCTTTCGCCGCTGAGTTCAATGTCGGTCAGCACGATATCGCAGGCGTGGTTTGCCAGCCATTGCTCGGCTTCGGTGGCGTTGCCGACATCACCGGCGATTTCAATATCCGCCTCCAAGGACAGTAGCGCTTTTAACGCGCCACGCACCATCGCCTGATCCTCGACCAGCAGCACCTTGATCATGCGTTTGCCTCTTTCGGCAGGCGGGCGACAACGGTATGGCCGCGGCCGCTGATGAATTCGAACACGCCGTTCAACAATGCTACCCGCTCGCGCATGCCACGCAGACCATTGCCTTCTTCGCGCACCGGTTTGTCGCCATCGTCTTCAATGCGCAACTGCACTTCGTTAGCGTGCTCCTGCAATTGAATGTTCAGTTCGCGGGCGCCGGCATGACGCAGCACATTGGTTGCTGCTTCGCGCAAAATAAAACAGAGCACGTTCTCGACCGGCGGCGGTAACGGCGCGTTACTCCACTGCACATTGACGCGTATGCCGGCAACATCCATCGCCTGTTGAATGCGTTTCAACTCCTGTTGCAAGTTACCGACTCTAAACCCCCGCACGGCTTCGCGCACTTCTTGTAACACGGTGCGAGCGGCTTGTTCGATATCCTTGATTTCGCTACGGGCGCGTTCGCTGTCCTGACCAATCAATTTACCGGCCAACTCGGCTTTAAGCGTGATCAGTGACAGGGTATGGCCAAGCAAGTCATGCAGGTCGCGGGCGATGCGCTCACGCTCGGCAACGGTGGCCAAATATTCGATTTCTTCCTGCTGCTTTAGCTGGGCATCGCGATGGCGTTCGCGCATGCCTTCCATAACATTGATTAGACCAATGAACAGCGAAATCGCCATGCCTGGCAGCCAGACATACAGTGGCGGTTCAACCAGCAAGGTCCAGACACCGACTGCACTCACAATAGCCAGCACATGTGCAATACCATGCCGTAAAACCGGATAGCCACGAGCCAGCGCTGCCGCGTAGATAAAAAACGTGCAGGCTCCTGGATTGTATTCCGCGACCGCCAGGCCAAAACCAAACATCAGCGTCGCCGGCAGCCAGAGTCGCGGCCAGGGTTGCCGGTAACCCCAGATGAATAGCGGCACGAAGGCCAGAATGACCACGACATCAAGCAGCAGATAGCTCCAGGAAAATGGCCGGAACGCATGATGAAACAGCAAGAACAACAGATAAAACAGGTAGTAGAGCGATTCCCGCTCAACGAGCGGTTTGTGCTTGAACCGAGTTTTCACGATTGGTCGTTCCTGCGATGACTGCCGCCGCCACCGATCATAGCGGCGTTTTGGGCAACAGGTTTTGGCTTTTTACCGGCGCTGCAGGTAGCATGTCGTCCCACTTGTGCCCATTGCCGATGGCACAACCCATAAGGAGACAAACGTGAGTCGAATGATTATTGCCGGGGTTGGCCTGGCCGTGGTGATCGCCGGTGCCGGCTACTACGCAGTAAAAAATGGCGGCATGGCCGCCTCGGGGGAAGTCAGCATGCCAAGCAAAGTCGAATTCAAAACTGATGCCGAGCGCGCCCTGTATGGCTTTGCGTCGCGTCAGGGCATGCAAGTGAAAAGCAGCCTGAAGCAGCTGACTGACCTCGGCGTTGAGGTCAATGAAGAGCTGTTGATCAAAGGTTTCCATGATGGCCTGAAAGACCAAGTGGCACTGACCGAAGAAGAGCAAATGGCCGCGATGCAGGCATTCAGTGCCGATTTGGAAACGCGCGCCGAAGCCAAGAAGAATGAAATGGCCGCCGCCAGCAAAGGCAAGAACGAAGCTTTCTTCGCCGAGTTCGATGCCCGGGAAGGTGTCAAGAAGACCGACAGCGGCCTGCGCTATATTGTGCAGCAGGAAGGCGACGGCAAAACCTATCCGAAGCCGGATGATCGCGTTGTGGTTCACTACCGCGGCACGCTGATCGACGGCACCCAGTTCGACAGCTCCTACGATCGCGGTCAGCCAGCAACCTTTGGCGTTGGTCAGGTGATCAAAGGCTGGACTGAAGCGCTGCAGCTGATGAGCAAAGGTGCCAAGTACAAGCTGGCGATTCCTTCCGACCTCGCCTATGGCGAAGGTGGTGCTGGTGACACGATTCCGCCGGGCGCTGCGCTGATTTTCGAAGTCGAATTGCTGGATGTGCAACAACATAGCGAAGGTGACGGCCACGCCCACTAAGCTTCCGGGAGGTAAACGATGACGCCGAAAGACTTGCAGCGTTTTGACGCATTCTGGCCGTATTATCTGGCTGAACATCGTTTACCCGCCTGTCGCGCGGTGCATTATTTCGGTACCGCGCTGGCCACTGGCTCGCTGATCGCCATCATTGCGCTACAGGCTTGGGCTTGGATTTGGTTGGTGTTGATTGTCGGCTATGGTCCGGCCTGGTTTGGTCACTTCGTCATCGAGAAAAACCGGCCAGCGACGTTTACCTATCCCGGCTGGTCTCTGCTGGCCGATTACAAGATGTTCTGGATGTTTATCACCGGTCGCATCGACCAGGAGCTTGATAAACATAAAGACGTGGTATTCCGACAGACGCATTGAGCACATACTGAGTGAAATAAAAAAGCGGCTAATCAGCCGCTTTTTTATTACCCGCCACTCGACTCAGGCCGCTTCGCCCTGGTCGGCAAACAAGGCCGAAATCAATCGATCTTCCAGTTCAAACCGCTCGGTCAGATCGGCGCCGAGTTTGGCCAAATCCCGATCGAAATGGGCCATCATGAATTCATCTGTGGCATCCGCGTAGCGGTCAGTAAAGGCCAGCACCGTGTCAGTGCTTTCGGAAAAGCGCGGGAACAACTGCTTGGCCAGCGCCATCGCCTCGGAGCCGGCATGCTCGGCTTTTTCCAGCAGCTCCTCGTATATCTCGAAATGACCGGCGGAAACGTAATCCACCAGACTGTCGAAGAAATGGCTGATATCGGCTCTGGCCGGCAGGGCACCGGGGTTCTCCCGGGTTTTGGTCAGTGCCAGAAAGCGCACCAGCAGGTCCTTGCGGCTGTCGAGCCAGCGGTCAATCGCCTCCAGACGGCCACCAAAACGATCGCGTGTGTCTTCTAGGTTCTTGAGCATCGGCATGGCGGGATTCCATTGGCGTGGTGACCGGTCGATTGTTGCATAGCGAAGCCCGGATCGGAAGCCGTTGGCCGAACCGGCTTTCTCGGTTAGGCTTGTTGGATCCGAATTGCCGAAAGCCGACGATGGCGAATAAAAGCAAACCGCTTTCCCAACCCTGGCGCACGCTGACGATCCTGCTGGTCGTCATCGGTGTGTTGGCCCTGCTTGACGAGGTGTTGATCGCGCTGGACGTGATCAGCCATCCACGCGATCTCTTCGGCGGTTGGTACCAGTGGAGCGCGTTTGGCACGGTTATTTTCGTCAGCATGCTGGTCGGCTACGCCATCTACCGGGCGCGCAGCAGCAAAAAAATGCTGGAAAACCTTGAGCGCAATTTCCTGGCGTTTATGGAAGGCGCCGCCGACATGCTGCTGATCAGCGCGATGGATGGTCGCATTATCGACGCCAACCGGCGCGCCTGTGAGTTACTCGGCTACAGCCGCGAGGAGTTGCTCAGTCACACCCTCTGGGACATCGATATCGAGTGCTATCTGCGCCAACATCCGCACACTCGTTTCTACCTCGAACGTGGCCGCACGATCAGCTATGAAAGCTGGTATCGAACCCGTTCCGGACATCGTTTCCCGATTGAGAGCCGGGTGCGCAAAGCTTATTGGCATGATCAGCCGTGTTTGATCGAAATTGTTCGCGATATTTCTGTGCGCCGTCAGGCTGAAGATGCCTTGCAGGAATCAAAAGCGGCGGTGGAGCGGGCGCGCAACCTGCTCGAAACACGGATGCTGGAGCGCACAGAGGAGCTGCAAAAACGCGTACACGAACGCAACTTAGCCGAGCGACATGCGCGGGAAATGTCTAGTTTGTTATCCGACATCATCAATTACATGCCGTCGATCATCATCACCATCGATCCGCAGCGCCGCGTTACCCACTGGAATCAGCAAGCGGTCGAACTGACCGGCATCAGCGCGCTGCAAGCCGAGGGCAAATCGCTGAAAAGTCTGTTGCCGTATTTCGATCACCATATCGACAGCATGACCGAAGCGACCAAGTTCGGGCAGGAGCGTTTTGCCACGCGTATTCAAGCAAAAATTCACGATCGTCCGTATTTGTTTGATGTCGTGATCTACCCGTTGAAAGTCAAAGGCCGCGGTGTCGTAATCCGGGTTGATGACATCACCGAAAAAGTGCGTATGGAACAACTGCTGATGCAGTCGGAAAAAATGCTGTCGCTCGGTGGTTTGGCGGCCGGTATGGCCCACGAAATCAATAATCCACTTGGCGCCATTATTCAAAGCACGCAAAACATTGAAAGGCGCTTGAGTGAGAAGTGGCCGCGCAATCACGATATCGCCCGCCAGCACGAACTCGATTTGGCCGTGATGCGTCGCTATCTCGAACAACAACGCATTCCGGAATTTCTTGCTGGCATTCGCGATGCTGGTGAGCGGGCGGCAGCGATTGTCACCGATATGCTGTCATTCGCCCGGCCCGGTTCCGGCGACTTGGTCAATGTCGATATCCCTCAGGCAATGGATTCAGCGATTCGCTTGGCCGCGACCGATTACAACCAGAAACGCCATTTCGATTTTCGCCAGATCCGCATTGAGCGTGACTACGCCGTCGATTTGTCGCCGGTGCGCGCCCAGCGCAATCAATTGGAGCAAGTGTTTTTGAACCTGCTGACCAATGCCGCGCAGGCCATGTCGGAAGTGAACCAGGCCGACCCGTGGATACGCATCCGTATTTTCCGCCGCGATCATTTGATGGTCACCGAAGTGGTTGATAATGGTCCTGGCATGGAAGAGCAAGTACGCAAGCGGGTATTCGAACCGTTTTTCACGACCAAGGAGGAAGGCAAAGGCACCGGACTCGGTTTGTCGGTGTCGTACTTCATCATCACCGATCAACTGAAAGGCAGTTTCGAGGTGGAATCGGAGCCGGGCAAAGGCACGCTATTTCGCATCAACCTGCCTGCCATCACCTTGCCGCATGAAACGCCGAAACCGCCTCAGATCGAATTGCCGTTGTAATGAATGTTGTATCGCTTCGGTGTGTTGTTTTGCTGACAGGCAAACATTGGCTTTGAGGTAAAAGCGCAAGGCGACATGTTCAGGAGTACTGCCATGAACATGTCGACAGGCAGGGGATAAATGCGCTACTTTTTCTTGTATCGTGACGAGATTGCTTCCAGCTTTCCGTCCGATTTCATGGCAGCAATGGTTTCATTGAATCGTTGCACCAAGTCCGGTTGCACGGATTGCTTGCTGAACATGATGGCGACATCGCCCTTATGATAATTGAACGGCAGCCTCTCGATACGATCACCAAGATTTTTGCGTTGAATCATCGCTTCGGCAACGTAGGCATCTTCCATCAGGCCATCGATTTTTCCGTCCAGCAGATTGGCGGCGTGACTTTCGGAGAATGACGCGGAAATGAAATGCGGAGCCAGTTCCGGTTCGCCGAGTAAATCCTCAATTACCCCGCCGTAAACGTAGCCGTCGATCAAACCAATGCGCATATTTTTGTCGCGCACCATTTCGCGTATGGACTTCGCCGCCCACTTATTGGCTTCGCCGGCGCGCACGTAAAGCGAAAACGCTTCTTCGCGATAAGGGTCGGAGAAGTAGGCGTATTCCTCACGGTCTTCGGTGCGGGTGGCCGAGGCAATCAGATCCAGTTTGCCGGACTTGATGCCATCGAGCAGTTCACGCCATTCGCCTTGCTGGTAGGTGATTTTGCACCCGACGCGTTCGGCAATTGCGGTGACGACATCGACATCAAGGCCGCGCACATCGCCGTTCAAATCACGGAATTGATACGGCTCATAAGATTCCCAGCCGAGTGTCAGTTGGCAATCGCCGGTCGCCGCTTGCGCTTCGCTTTTTGCCGTTTCGGCACTGGCAGTTTCCGCCGCCGTGGCAGCGGCTTGCTCTGCTGTTTCTGCACTCTCGGTTTTGGCGGGTTCGCCGCCGCCACAGGCGCTCAAGAAAAGCAGAATCAGCGTTAACCCAATCGAATGTCGCATTCGCCACCCCCATTAAATTGACTTATCCGGGACTCGTGATGCGGCGCTGACAGGCCGCACCGCGTTCGGCTTTTGATCGTGAAAATTCACATGATGCTAAGCCTAATGCTAGTCCAAGTTGGACAAATCAACCAATCCAAGGGACGACGCTTTTGCTATTTTGGCGCCCGCTCTTTAAGCGTTTTTTGCAGTTGTTCGTCTTTCTTGTCTTTCGCGGCCAGTTCGAAGTAAGTATCCGCTTCTCGGCGATTGCCCATTTTATCTAGCAACTGTCCTAAACGCAGTGCTGCCCAGGCTTTGCTTGGTGAGCGCGTCTCATCGACTTCCATCGCCAAATAGCGTTGCAAGGCTTCGCTGCCGGCTGGATACCATTCTGGATTTTCCGACATCAGCGCGGTGCGACCGGTCTGGTAAACGACATCGGCATCGTTGTCATCGCTTTGCTGCAGCTCATTCAGTAGTTTCCAGGCGCCAGGCCAATCCTGCTGACGTTGCATCACCAACGCCTTGCGGAACTGCAAACGACGCGGTTCGCTGCTGGCCGCAATCGCTTGATCAAGCACCTCCACAGCCTTGCTCCAGTCTTGCTGATGCTCGTAAACCGAAGCCATCGCCGAAGCGCCGCGCACACCATCGCGCTTGCCGATTTCCTTCGCTTGTTCCATGGCTTTTTCTTCACTGCCGCCGGCAATGGCGGGCGCACCGAGGTAGAACTTCATCAGGGATTGGCGGGCGTCCAGATCATCGGGCGCCAGCTCGACGGCTTTCTTGAAACTGCTGAGACAATCGGAGGCAAGGCCCGGTTGTCGGAAAAACGATACTTGCTGCGCCAAGGTACAAGCGGCTTGTCCAAATGCGCTGTGATAGCGTGGCTCGTTGTCGTTCAAATCTACCGCTTCTTCCAGTTCATCGACGGCCGTTTCGTAATCTTGTTCGCGAGCGGCGACTCGACCAAGCCAGTAATGTCCTTCGGCTTTGCTGGCTCTTTCCGTCAATAGCTTTTTCGCCGCCGTTTTTACTGCTGTGTAATTTTGCGCGTCAAAATCGCTCTGGATATCGGCCTGGCTGGTACTGGCCAACGCCAAGGCCAACACGCTGAAAAGAGGAAGTTTCATTGCTTTGCTCCTGCAGTAATGAGTTGTGATTGGATGCTGGCTAGATTAGGTGACAGGGCACGCGCCAAACAGTGCCATTGGTCATCCGCCGTTACCCACGTTGCGCCTACTAGGCTGAGCGGATGCTGAACCTATTGGTCTTGGACGTTGCAGGAGATGGTTTGGTAGGCAACAAAAAAGGCCGCTTGCGCGGCCTTTTCGATGAGTTTGCTTTACGCGGTCAGAATCGCGGATTTCAGCTTTTTCATCGCGGCGTTTTCAATCTGCCGGATGCGCTCGGCGGAAACGCCGTATTCATCGGCCAGATCCTGCAAGGT from Permianibacter aggregans harbors:
- a CDS encoding Yip1 family protein, which encodes MNETPAPPPFLPYWRSVWLKPRQTMAAIYAAPRHALMWLPAIVGGIALMMEAAIVGKFWTQLPFGQVWMSSLLLGPLAGMLNVGILGFFVRQFGKLMQGEGDATRIRLALSWATVPVAFALIPTAIEYYLRATEGESLLTSALLWLRTGLGIWGVLLMCLCVAEAQRFSFKQGALNVLSIFVFFNVLMFLLVPR
- a CDS encoding DUF2390 domain-containing protein encodes the protein MNTQESFWQFACRFYENPLHREQLLFMQNSGGVDVGFVLLALWHGRLQRRHWTALLQQTAALRGELEQLRRLRIQNKNRWPNEDYYQALKAAELALEKNLYQELEQLVGQFDDLSVNIDIKSSLSALLDCYHLPAGFVAPSLA
- a CDS encoding response regulator transcription factor: MIKVLLVEDQAMVRGALKALLSLEADIEIAGDVGNATEAEQWLANHACDIVLTDIELSGESGLDLAKAIQQQHSDIRTIIVTTFARSGFLRRALDAGVRGYLLKDAPAQQLAEAIRSIHRGGRLIDPELAAAAWEESDPLTERERAVLRQAAEGFSTAEIADKIHLSEGTVRNYLSEAMAKLGAKNRVDAARLAREKGWL
- a CDS encoding sensor histidine kinase, which translates into the protein MKTRFKHKPLVERESLYYLFYLLFLLFHHAFRPFSWSYLLLDVVVILAFVPLFIWGYRQPWPRLWLPATLMFGFGLAVAEYNPGACTFFIYAAALARGYPVLRHGIAHVLAIVSAVGVWTLLVEPPLYVWLPGMAISLFIGLINVMEGMRERHRDAQLKQQEEIEYLATVAERERIARDLHDLLGHTLSLITLKAELAGKLIGQDSERARSEIKDIEQAARTVLQEVREAVRGFRVGNLQQELKRIQQAMDVAGIRVNVQWSNAPLPPPVENVLCFILREAATNVLRHAGARELNIQLQEHANEVQLRIEDDGDKPVREEGNGLRGMRERVALLNGVFEFISGRGHTVVARLPKEANA
- a CDS encoding FKBP-type peptidyl-prolyl cis-trans isomerase, translated to MIIAGVGLAVVIAGAGYYAVKNGGMAASGEVSMPSKVEFKTDAERALYGFASRQGMQVKSSLKQLTDLGVEVNEELLIKGFHDGLKDQVALTEEEQMAAMQAFSADLETRAEAKKNEMAAASKGKNEAFFAEFDAREGVKKTDSGLRYIVQQEGDGKTYPKPDDRVVVHYRGTLIDGTQFDSSYDRGQPATFGVGQVIKGWTEALQLMSKGAKYKLAIPSDLAYGEGGAGDTIPPGAALIFEVELLDVQQHSEGDGHAH
- a CDS encoding DUF962 domain-containing protein; the encoded protein is MTPKDLQRFDAFWPYYLAEHRLPACRAVHYFGTALATGSLIAIIALQAWAWIWLVLIVGYGPAWFGHFVIEKNRPATFTYPGWSLLADYKMFWMFITGRIDQELDKHKDVVFRQTH
- the rsd gene encoding sigma D regulator, yielding MPMLKNLEDTRDRFGGRLEAIDRWLDSRKDLLVRFLALTKTRENPGALPARADISHFFDSLVDYVSAGHFEIYEELLEKAEHAGSEAMALAKQLFPRFSESTDTVLAFTDRYADATDEFMMAHFDRDLAKLGADLTERFELEDRLISALFADQGEAA
- a CDS encoding PAS domain-containing sensor histidine kinase; protein product: MANKSKPLSQPWRTLTILLVVIGVLALLDEVLIALDVISHPRDLFGGWYQWSAFGTVIFVSMLVGYAIYRARSSKKMLENLERNFLAFMEGAADMLLISAMDGRIIDANRRACELLGYSREELLSHTLWDIDIECYLRQHPHTRFYLERGRTISYESWYRTRSGHRFPIESRVRKAYWHDQPCLIEIVRDISVRRQAEDALQESKAAVERARNLLETRMLERTEELQKRVHERNLAERHAREMSSLLSDIINYMPSIIITIDPQRRVTHWNQQAVELTGISALQAEGKSLKSLLPYFDHHIDSMTEATKFGQERFATRIQAKIHDRPYLFDVVIYPLKVKGRGVVIRVDDITEKVRMEQLLMQSEKMLSLGGLAAGMAHEINNPLGAIIQSTQNIERRLSEKWPRNHDIARQHELDLAVMRRYLEQQRIPEFLAGIRDAGERAAAIVTDMLSFARPGSGDLVNVDIPQAMDSAIRLAATDYNQKRHFDFRQIRIERDYAVDLSPVRAQRNQLEQVFLNLLTNAAQAMSEVNQADPWIRIRIFRRDHLMVTEVVDNGPGMEEQVRKRVFEPFFTTKEEGKGTGLGLSVSYFIITDQLKGSFEVESEPGKGTLFRINLPAITLPHETPKPPQIELPL
- a CDS encoding substrate-binding periplasmic protein; its protein translation is MRHSIGLTLILLFLSACGGGEPAKTESAETAEQAAATAAETASAETAKSEAQAATGDCQLTLGWESYEPYQFRDLNGDVRGLDVDVVTAIAERVGCKITYQQGEWRELLDGIKSGKLDLIASATRTEDREEYAYFSDPYREEAFSLYVRAGEANKWAAKSIREMVRDKNMRIGLIDGYVYGGVIEDLLGEPELAPHFISASFSESHAANLLDGKIDGLMEDAYVAEAMIQRKNLGDRIERLPFNYHKGDVAIMFSKQSVQPDLVQRFNETIAAMKSDGKLEAISSRYKKK
- a CDS encoding tetratricopeptide repeat protein — encoded protein: MKLPLFSVLALALASTSQADIQSDFDAQNYTAVKTAAKKLLTERASKAEGHYWLGRVAAREQDYETAVDELEEAVDLNDNEPRYHSAFGQAACTLAQQVSFFRQPGLASDCLSSFKKAVELAPDDLDARQSLMKFYLGAPAIAGGSEEKAMEQAKEIGKRDGVRGASAMASVYEHQQDWSKAVEVLDQAIAASSEPRRLQFRKALVMQRQQDWPGAWKLLNELQQSDDNDADVVYQTGRTALMSENPEWYPAGSEALQRYLAMEVDETRSPSKAWAALRLGQLLDKMGNRREADTYFELAAKDKKDEQLQKTLKERAPK